The following proteins are encoded in a genomic region of Lachnospiraceae bacterium KM106-2:
- a CDS encoding short-chain dehydrogenase/oxidoreductase: MKKDVMIVTGAGQISMAIARRMGYGKKIVMGDKNIQNAKAIAETMNNAGFDVEPVEMDLSSRASIKSLITKAREYGDITMLVNGAGVSPSQAPIEAILKVDLYGTAVLLEEVGKVIAEGGCGVTISSQSGWRMPQLTAEEDLALATTPTEELLNLEILQPENIKDTLHAYQMAKRCNEKRVMAQSVEWGKRRARLNDIAPGIIMTPLAIDEFNGPRGDFYKNMFAKCPEGRPGTADEVANVAELLMSDKGAFITGSTFLIDGGATSSYYYGPLKPEA, translated from the coding sequence ATGAAAAAAGACGTAATGATTGTAACGGGAGCAGGACAGATAAGTATGGCAATTGCCAGAAGGATGGGATATGGTAAAAAGATTGTAATGGGAGATAAAAATATCCAGAATGCAAAAGCGATTGCAGAAACCATGAACAATGCTGGCTTTGATGTGGAACCAGTAGAGATGGACCTTTCTTCCAGAGCGTCCATTAAGAGTTTGATTACTAAAGCTAGGGAGTATGGAGATATTACCATGTTAGTAAATGGCGCTGGTGTTTCCCCTTCTCAGGCACCAATTGAAGCAATTTTAAAGGTGGATTTATATGGAACAGCAGTATTGCTAGAAGAAGTAGGAAAGGTGATCGCAGAAGGCGGCTGCGGAGTAACAATTTCCAGTCAGTCTGGATGGAGAATGCCTCAGCTTACGGCAGAAGAAGACTTGGCACTTGCAACTACACCAACAGAGGAATTATTAAATCTTGAAATCCTTCAGCCAGAAAATATAAAGGATACCTTGCATGCTTATCAGATGGCAAAACGCTGTAATGAAAAACGTGTTATGGCACAGTCTGTAGAATGGGGGAAACGTAGAGCAAGATTAAATGACATCGCACCTGGAATCATTATGACACCACTTGCGATCGATGAGTTTAATGGACCTCGTGGAGATTTTTATAAGAACATGTTTGCAAAATGTCCTGAGGGAAGACCAGGAACCGCAGACGAAGTAGCAAATGTTGCAGAACTTCTAATGAGTGATAAGGGTGCATTTATTACAGGATCTACTTTCCTGATTGATGGTGGTGCAACTTCATCATATTATTATGGACCATTGAAGCCAGAAGCATAA
- a CDS encoding predicted transcriptional regulators — protein MLRQVRYFQSVVKNNSFSEAAEECHISQSAISQQIKALEDELGFLLLERKKRKFELTPAGEHFYKKSLILTSDYDRICEEAKKISRADDFKLRIGYLRCYSGQEFQKTVEEFAMKHSDIKIEILHGNHEELYSHLRRDEVDIVLNDQRRAFSDEYVNMELITSHLYIEVSAANPISQLKEIEIGDLKNTPCILIAPESQRETEEDYYRQVVGVQGEIIFTENLEEARLLVISEKGYMPLEGICISQSFGTTLKRIAMNKSGRPITRKYCAFWKRDNSGYYVEEFAELLKKHFMCMAQFL, from the coding sequence ATGCTAAGACAAGTTCGGTATTTTCAATCTGTTGTAAAAAATAATAGCTTTTCTGAGGCGGCAGAGGAATGTCATATTTCACAGTCTGCAATTTCACAGCAAATTAAAGCACTGGAAGATGAACTTGGTTTTTTGCTTCTAGAGAGAAAGAAACGTAAGTTTGAATTAACACCAGCAGGTGAACATTTTTATAAGAAGAGTCTAATATTAACGTCAGATTATGATAGAATTTGTGAGGAAGCGAAAAAGATTTCTCGTGCAGATGATTTTAAGTTAAGGATTGGATATTTGCGTTGCTATAGTGGACAGGAATTTCAAAAAACAGTGGAAGAGTTTGCAATGAAACATTCGGATATTAAAATTGAAATCTTACATGGAAACCATGAAGAACTCTATTCTCATTTGAGACGGGATGAAGTTGATATTGTGTTAAATGATCAGAGAAGAGCGTTTTCAGATGAATACGTAAATATGGAACTGATTACAAGTCATTTATATATAGAAGTTTCAGCTGCAAATCCAATCTCACAACTGAAGGAAATCGAAATCGGTGATCTGAAAAATACGCCATGTATTTTGATTGCACCAGAGTCACAGAGAGAGACAGAAGAAGATTATTATCGACAGGTGGTTGGTGTTCAGGGTGAAATTATTTTCACAGAAAATTTAGAAGAAGCAAGACTTCTAGTCATTAGTGAAAAAGGATATATGCCATTAGAGGGAATCTGTATTTCCCAAAGTTTTGGCACGACTTTGAAACGAATTGCAATGAATAAATCAGGACGCCCGATTACTAGAAAATATTGTGCTTTTTGGAAAAGGGATAATTCAGGATACTATGTTGAGGAATTTGCAGAGTTGCTGAAAAAACATTTTATGTGTATGGCGCAGTTTTTATAG
- a CDS encoding iron-sulfur flavoprotein, producing the protein MKVLAISSSPRREGNSDILCEQFLKGAKEAGHETKKINLSNKKIAPCSACGVCQKDHKCIRTDDMEEILESLVTADVIVLATPVYFYSMCAQMKLMIDRSYSRFTEIKNKKFYFIVTSADPEHKATEETIAGLRGFLRCLPEAEESGIIYGCATWDKGDVYKHPALEKAYEAGKSIQ; encoded by the coding sequence ATGAAAGTATTAGCAATCAGTTCTAGTCCAAGAAGAGAAGGAAATTCAGATATCCTTTGTGAGCAGTTTTTAAAGGGAGCAAAAGAAGCAGGTCATGAAACAAAGAAAATAAATCTCAGTAATAAAAAGATTGCACCTTGTAGTGCATGCGGTGTATGTCAAAAGGATCATAAGTGTATCCGCACAGATGATATGGAGGAAATCTTAGAATCATTGGTGACAGCCGATGTAATTGTACTTGCAACCCCTGTTTACTTCTATTCCATGTGTGCGCAAATGAAATTAATGATTGATAGAAGTTATTCTAGATTCACAGAGATAAAGAACAAAAAGTTCTATTTTATTGTTACATCTGCTGATCCAGAGCACAAAGCAACAGAGGAAACCATTGCCGGTTTAAGAGGTTTCTTAAGATGTCTTCCAGAAGCAGAAGAATCTGGAATCATCTATGGTTGTGCTACATGGGACAAAGGAGATGTATATAAACATCCTGCATTAGAGAAAGCCTATGAGGCAGGTAAAAGCATTCAATAA